In one window of Hymenobacter nivis DNA:
- the rpsA gene encoding 30S ribosomal protein S1: MAEVIDDFDWDNVGATGFGGNYSADQRAEMEKMYGDTLTTVQEEEVVKGTVVGITDRDVILNIGFKSDGLVSLTEFRDLPDLKIGDEVEVFIEDQEDVNGQLILSRKKAKIKQAWKAIYDALELDTILEGVVKRRTKGGLIMELDGVEAFLPGSQIDVKPIRDFDIYVGRRMEVKVVKINSAFDNVVVSHKVLIEKDLEKQREAILNNLEKGQILEGNIKNMTNFGVFIDLGGVDGLLHITDISWGRIAHPSEVLQLDQKLNIVVLDFDEAKKRISLGLKQLTPHPWDSLPADLLPGSKVKGRIVNVADYGAFMEVVPGVEGLIHVSEMSWSQHLRNPQDFIKQGDVVEAQILTLDREDRKMSLGIKQLTEDPWTRGDFGGKYAVGTKHNGLVRNLTNFGLFVELEEGVDGLVHVSDLSWTKKIKHPSEFVKVGDRLDVVVLELDLGARRLALGHKQLEENPWDTFQTVFTPGSVHRATITEKSERGAVLELPYGIEGFAYPKGLVKEDGSNAENGEALDFRVTEFSKDDRRIVLSHTAVYNQAAAAEDDSRNAKFKKKPNAKGEPQGEGKMSDLKKPADDKSTLGDLDALSALRDQMAGAERKAGEQKLAAANTKRATEPAVADETSVAAKEALEVPLAGPDNAQALEDSAAAE; the protein is encoded by the coding sequence ATGGCAGAAGTAATCGACGATTTCGATTGGGACAACGTTGGAGCCACGGGCTTCGGCGGCAACTACTCGGCAGACCAGCGCGCCGAGATGGAGAAAATGTACGGCGATACGCTGACGACCGTCCAGGAAGAAGAAGTAGTGAAGGGCACCGTGGTGGGCATTACCGACCGCGACGTGATCCTGAACATCGGCTTTAAGTCGGACGGCCTCGTGTCGCTCACCGAATTCCGCGACCTGCCCGACCTGAAAATCGGCGACGAGGTGGAAGTCTTCATCGAAGACCAGGAAGACGTGAACGGTCAGCTCATCCTGAGCCGCAAAAAAGCCAAAATCAAGCAGGCCTGGAAGGCTATTTACGATGCCCTCGAGCTGGATACCATCCTCGAAGGCGTGGTGAAGCGCCGCACTAAAGGCGGCCTCATCATGGAGCTGGACGGCGTGGAAGCGTTCCTGCCCGGCTCGCAAATTGACGTGAAGCCCATCCGCGACTTCGACATCTACGTCGGCCGCCGCATGGAAGTGAAGGTGGTGAAAATCAACTCCGCGTTCGACAACGTGGTAGTTTCGCACAAGGTGCTCATCGAGAAAGACCTTGAGAAGCAGCGCGAAGCCATTCTGAACAACCTGGAGAAAGGCCAGATTCTGGAAGGCAACATCAAGAACATGACCAACTTTGGCGTGTTCATTGACCTGGGCGGCGTCGACGGCCTGCTGCACATCACCGACATCTCGTGGGGCCGCATCGCTCACCCGAGCGAAGTGTTGCAGTTGGACCAGAAGCTGAACATCGTGGTGTTGGACTTCGACGAAGCCAAGAAGCGTATTTCGCTGGGCTTGAAGCAGTTGACTCCTCACCCGTGGGATTCGCTGCCGGCCGACTTGCTGCCCGGCTCGAAAGTGAAGGGCCGCATCGTGAACGTGGCCGACTACGGCGCCTTCATGGAAGTGGTGCCCGGCGTGGAAGGCCTCATCCACGTGTCGGAAATGAGCTGGAGCCAGCACCTGCGCAACCCGCAGGACTTCATCAAGCAGGGCGACGTGGTGGAAGCGCAGATTTTGACGCTCGACCGCGAAGACCGCAAGATGAGCCTCGGCATCAAGCAGCTGACCGAAGATCCGTGGACCCGCGGCGATTTCGGTGGCAAGTACGCCGTCGGCACCAAGCACAACGGCCTGGTGCGTAACCTCACTAACTTCGGCCTCTTCGTGGAGCTGGAGGAAGGCGTGGACGGCCTCGTGCACGTGTCGGACCTGTCGTGGACCAAGAAAATCAAGCACCCTTCGGAATTCGTGAAGGTGGGCGACCGCCTCGACGTAGTGGTGTTGGAACTGGACCTGGGCGCCCGTCGCTTAGCCCTGGGCCACAAGCAGTTGGAGGAAAACCCCTGGGATACGTTCCAGACGGTGTTCACCCCCGGCTCGGTGCACCGCGCCACCATCACCGAGAAATCGGAGCGGGGCGCTGTGCTGGAGCTGCCCTACGGCATCGAAGGTTTCGCCTACCCGAAAGGTCTGGTGAAAGAAGACGGTAGCAACGCCGAGAACGGCGAGGCCCTGGACTTCCGCGTGACTGAGTTCTCGAAGGACGACCGCCGCATTGTGCTCTCGCACACCGCCGTGTACAACCAGGCCGCGGCCGCCGAGGACGACAGCCGCAACGCCAAGTTCAAGAAGAAGCCTAACGCTAAGGGCGAGCCCCAGGGCGAAGGCAAAATGAGCGACCTGAAGAAGCCAGCCGACGACAAGTCGACTCTTGGCGACCTCGACGCGCTGAGCGCCCTGCGCGACCAGATGGCCGGTGCCGAGCGCAAGGCCGGCGAGCAGAAGCTCGCCGCTGCCAACACCAAGCGCGCTACCGAGCCCGCCGTAGCCGACGAAACTTCGGTGGCAGCCAAAGAGGCCCTCGAAGTGCCCCTGGCCGGCCCCGACAACGCGCAGGCGTTGGAAGATTCGGCCGCCGCTGAGTAA